The Actinomadura graeca nucleotide sequence CGGGCAGGTCTAGCTCGTAGGTGACATGGTGGGTTCCAGTCTTTCCACGGGCGTTCCTGACCTCCCGCCAGCCTTCTGCCCGGCAGAAGCGATCATGATCCTCCCGCGTGGCCTGGGGCCATGTCACGCGTGCTGCCCCACCAGCCACTCTCGCAACTGATCGTCATCAGAGAGACTGATCAGCTGCACGACCCCCCAGTTCTCGCGATGATTCGGCGCATTGAGCAGGTGATCCTGCCAGTCGTCGGCATATTCACGCAGGGCATCGATCATCTCCGTGACGGCCTGGTCAAGGCTCGCGCCGTCCGCGGCTACGGGCAAACCTGGGAGGAAGATCGACCACCCGCCCGCTTCCGGCACCACTTGCGCGCGAGACGGACTGACGGAGGCAAGGTAGTGACGCAGGCGATCGCTGTCTACGATCGCCGACGTAGCCGAATCGCGACGCACGGTCGCCGTCCGTCCGCTCTCTGCGGCATCCAGGAGTAGTTTGAGGTGCTTGCGCGCGTCGGTGTAGCTGTCGTAGTGAACAGCGGACATCGCGGCACCTCCACATCATCCATCGTGGTCGACGCCCAGCATGTCACGCGCAACTAGGTACGTCAAGTACGCGAAGTACCTGTACGGCGGCAGCCCTGTCAACCCGATCCTGGGCGCGCAGATCCTCGGCCGCCTGGGCGAGCCCAACCGCTTCACCTCGCTGGCGGGCGTCCGAGTCTTCAGCGGGCTGGTCCCGCGCCTGGATTCCTCCGGCCTCAACCAGCATCACGGCGGCCTGACCAAGTCCGGTGACGCATGTCTGCGTGAGGCCCTGTTCCTGGCCGCTGAGCACGCCCGCCGCACCGACCCCAGCCTGGCCGCGAAATACCACCGGCCGATGGCCACCCAGGGCAAACACCACACCTCGGCGCTCTGCCACGTCGCCACCACACTACTCACCCGGATCGCCGCCTGCTGGCGCCGCGGCGAGCACTACACCTTGCGCGACGCCACCGGCCAGCCGGTCACCCGCGAACAAGCCCGCACCATCATCGCCGAGCGATACACCTTCTCAGCCGAGCTTCGCGCAGCCAGACGCACCACCCACCGCCACCAAACCACCAGCTCGAAAACGGGCCGACCAAACAAGGAGTCGCAACACCCTCCGCCGACCGGCCCGTCCACCCACCACGCAAAGGCCCCGCCTGCTTGACATCCATTAGGAACTCAACGGCTCGTGCTACCGCTCACGCCTGTGGCGCGACACCCTCACCGCGGCCGGGATCACCCACAAGCGCACC carries:
- a CDS encoding prevent-host-death protein, with amino-acid sequence MSAVHYDSYTDARKHLKLLLDAAESGRTATVRRDSATSAIVDSDRLRHYLASVSPSRAQVVPEAGGWSIFLPGLPVAADGASLDQAVTEMIDALREYADDWQDHLLNAPNHRENWGVVQLISLSDDDQLREWLVGQHA
- a CDS encoding IS110 family transposase, which encodes MSRATRYVKYAKYLYGGSPVNPILGAQILGRLGEPNRFTSLAGVRVFSGLVPRLDSSGLNQHHGGLTKSGDACLREALFLAAEHARRTDPSLAAKYHRPMATQGKHHTSALCHVATTLLTRIAACWRRGEHYTLRDATGQPVTREQARTIIAERYTFSAELRAARRTTHRHQTTSSKTGRPNKESQHPPPTGPSTHHAKAPPA